AACAACAACTTTTGCTCCTTCTTTTGCATATAATTCTGCGATTGCTTTTCCCATGCCAGATGCAGCGCCTGTTACAATAGCTACTTTATTTTCTAATTTCATTTGAAAATTACCTCCTAAGGAAAATTGTACAGTTGTACATTAAAAGTATAATCTAATAAAAGATTAATATTCAACTTACAAAGTAAGAGGATTTGTTAGATATTAAACAAATTATCTGTTTTTGTTAGATAAGGAGATAAAAAATGAATAAACATGATTTAAGAGTTATCAAAACAAAGAAAAATATTCATAATGTTTTATTAGATTTGTTGAAAAAAAAGTCTTTATCTCAAATCAGTATTACAGAGCTTTGTAATTTAGCTGAAATTAGCAGAGGGACCTTTTATTTTCATTATCAAGAAATTGGAGATATCTTAGACGAAATTTTTGAAAAGACCATGCAGGATTTAGAACTTTGGTATAGTGATCCTTTTAAAAATGGGTTTAATATTAATCAAAAAAACTTGGCACCAGGGATGATTAAAATTTTTAACCATGTAAAAAGAAATGAAGCGTTTTATCGAATTATTCTATCGTCTGACATATTTATTAAATATTATTATTTGCTTTATGAAAATATTATGAAGCTTCATAGAGATTTTGGGAGTGGGCAATTCGAACAAAATAAATATACTTTGTCATATTCGGCAAATGGCATTATTGGCCTTATTCTAGAATGGCATAAAGAAGATTTTAACAGTACTGAGGAAGAGATGAACAATCGGTTATATGAAATTCTTAAGTTTAATGATTTGTAGCTGAAAATTATTGGTAAATATTTTCCGGAGGGCAGGCTGAAGGCGTGCTGCTAGGAGGAATTATATACGTTCAACTTATTACAGGGCACTAAATACATGTCGAATACAGAGGATGTAATTCTTTTCATTGAAGATGATGGATTAATAATCCAGCGACTTTCACAAGGGATTTAAGGTCACTATTACAAGCGTTAGGAAACATAAAAGGCTTATTAATTGGTCGTTTCCAAAACGTGAGTAAAGTGACAGAGGAGCAGTTCCCATTCATTTTAAATAAGCATCCTTGGCTAAAACAAATCCTTGTTCTCTTTAATTTGGATTTTGGTCATACACAACCAATTTGCACGCTACCGATTGGTGGGAAGGTTCGCATTGATACAAGTAACGAGGGAATTCAAATAATCGAATTTTAATTGATGTATTCTATTTGGATACATACATAATTTACACAAAGCGTCTCTCTTCATTAGAGAGGGCGCTTTGTATGCTTATAACATTGTATTTTTATATTTGCGAAAATGATTCTCGACAAAACCTATAGGATTCAATTATTTCTGTTTCAACTGATTTAGCAACACTTCAGCCCCTTTAGGAGAAAGGGTGATGTGATTAAATAATGTGAAGTTATTTGGTGTAATTTCTCCTGTTACGATGCATGCAGCATTCGAAACGAATTTTCGTAGAATGATTTCCTCACCGTCTACGAAAATTTCAACAGGGTCTTTTTCGTTGATTTCAAGCGTTCTGCGTAGCTCCATTGGAATAACGATACGCCCTAATTCATCGACTTTGCGTACGATGCCCGTTGATTTCATGGTCGTGTCCTCCTAATACTTACTTCTTTTTCTCATTCGATTTCAAAAGCTCTTCTAAACGATTTTCATAAGACGCACGAATACGATCGTTTTCAGTCTGAAGCTCTTGTGTTCGCGTGTTGTATGTATCAAGCTGAGCCTGTAATTTCTCCTGGTATTCACGTTCAGCCTTCACAATGGCACGCTCTAATGCAAGCTCATGACGGTCTTGAAGAAGGGCAGTCGCCTGTTCAGCCTTCGCCTTTTCCTCTGCTAACGCTTTTTCAAGCTCAGTGGCTTTCGCTTCGTTCGCTTTTGCTTCATTTGTAGCAGCCGTTAATGCCTGTTCAAGTTGTTGCTTTTCAGTAGTAGCAGCAGTCAATTTGACAATCTATCAAATGGATTTAGCTAAAATTATAGTTACTTTCAAAAGATTAATTATGCCATCTCAAAATCCATCGTTAATAATATTCCTTATCGTTGTAAATTCGCGAAAATCTGGCTAGACTCCTAATAGCAAATAACATTCCCAACCGACATTGGGAACGTTATATTTTAATTAAATACTTGTAGTATATTTTTCAAGTTGCTTTTCTTTTTGACCTACTAACCCTGTTTTAGAAAACTTGTTGAACTGCTCTTTATCCAAAACCTTTGTTAATTGGTTCATCACCATTTCAGTAATCATATCTTTCATCTCACCCGTACCTTTTTCATTCTCTTTAGATTTAGGTAGCTTCGTTTCTTTAATCATTATTTTCTCGCCATTTACTTTCGTTACGTAATGACGTATATAGCCGTTTTCTTTTTTGATTTCATAGGTTGCTTTGGACTTTTTATTTATATCTAAAAACAAATCATCGGATAAACGATTAGAGCCATCTTTTTTTAAGGAGCTAAGATAATTACTATTTCCTAATTGAATATTCATTGTAACCTCCAATATGTAACATATTTCCTTTTATATCGTCTGTTGTTTACTTAGTTAAAGGGTAATAAAGTTCCTGATATTTGGGGAAATTATCTCGCCTTAACGTTGTAAATCCGCATAAATCTGACGAGACCCCGAATAGATGAACCTAAATTGTTAGTCTAAAACCTAACAATTTGGGTTCAATGCAGATTTGAGAATGTTAATCGAATAAATATCCTGCTAAATCATTAGCTATACGTTCATTGTATTTTGGTGAGTACGGGTCAGCGAAACCATGCGCAGCTTCAACGATATTTATCAATACATTAGGATAAGCTGCAAGACTTATTTTTAAATCGACTGGATTAAAGGATTTTTCTTGTTCACCAAATATTAGAATCGTTTCTGCATTTGGAATTACGTCTGTATATTGTCGAATTCGTGAACCATAAAAGCCAATTACTTTATGTACAGAACGGTTATTACTGCAAAGCCAAGCAATTGTCGCACCAATACTAAAGCCGATAATACGTATGTGGGCATATTCTTTTGATAAATCATTTATTAAAGCATTTATTTTACTCTTCGCTTTTTCAAATCCGATATTTTCCATGAAGTTTTTGTATGCTAGCTCTTCATCTTCATATGCGAATGCAGTGGTTCCTTGCAATAGGTTTGGGACATATACATCAAACCCCTTTTCATATAAAGCCTTTGCATAGTAATCCATATGCGAATTAATGCCATAAATTTCGTGAAGTAAAATAACACATTGACTTGAATTTTGTTTTAATTCCACCCAGACACGCCTCCCTTAACATTTAAGATATATTGTAAATGTTCTTGGATATTAAAGATATATTTTGGTTCCCAAACCGACGTTTGGTAACATAATTTTCTAGTCCTGTACTCAAAATCGTATTTGTGCTTCTTTTTTATGTAAGGTAGTAGACCACATGAATATGACGAACCCTTATTCCACAATCTGGGCGCGATTATTGAAGAAGAGTTCCTAGGGCAAACAGTGTGTATGACACTTACCAATATGCATATTTTCTTGTATAAAATTTGCCCACAAATTGCCCACAAACTTATAACTTTCTACAGTGTATTATAATGAACGAACTTCTCAAAACATTGATTTATCAACATTCCTAGTGAACTGAATTACCACCTATTATATAGGAACAGAATCCGCACATCTGTACACCAGTGGGAACGCGACCAATATATGAAGATGTACTAAGAGGAAAGCGTTGGGGCTATTGGCTCCAACGCGTTTTTCTGTATAAGCTTATGTTCTTTATTTCATCCGAATGTTGTAGAGTTTTTTCCTTCCTTTCCTTCTAAAATGAAAGAAGGAGGGGATGTATTTGAAAGAGTGGACTGAAACATTACATGTAGCGCAACTTCGTATCGCACGGCCGACCGATCAAATAGAACAGATAGAACGTTTTTATTGTGAAGGTCTCGGGCTTAAAAAACTTGGAGGCTTTAAAGGGCATGAAGGATACACGGGTATTATGATCGGCTTGCCGGATGCATCATATCATCTGGAGTTTACCGAACATATTGACGGAAGTCCATGTCCTGCACCAACGGAAGATAATTTGCTTGTATTTTATATGCCTAATGTTGAGCAAATTCAAGCAGTAAAGGCTCGACTCGCTAGTATGGGCTACTACGAGGTACCGCCTGAAAATCCGTATTGGGAAGAAAAAGGTGTGACGATTGCGGACCCCGACGGCTGGCGTATAGTATTGATGAATACAAATGGGATTTAAGCGTGGGCACACCACTAAATAAAAACAGATTAAAAAGAAAGCGTTGGGGCTGTATGCTCCAACGCTTTTTGTTAATAAAACATAAATATGGCAGGTTCATGTACGAACCTGAACAACATTATTTATGTATTCTCTCTATTTTATGCCGCAGTATCCGAATACTTATTAAGTAACTCATCTAATTCTTGGCTGCAATGTACTACTTCAGGGTGTGTGAATCCTAGATCATTTGCTTTTTTGTACATGTCTTTTCTTTTAGATTCAATTCTTATTCTCAATCTTAGCCTAAATATTTTTTTGAAAAATAAAAATCTCATTGCTAAATGTAAGTTCCTTTCTGAAGTATTACGCTGTTTTATTATTTACGAGTTAAATTAAACAGCGCCCATTCATCGTAACGTATTAAAAAAAAATAAAGTGTCGAAATGTGGTAGAAATAAAAAGTTCATAAATTTGTAAAAAATAGGTGTATTATACAAAAATAATTTCATCTCATCTTGACTTCAATTGTGAAACGAAATAATTAAAAAGAGTGTTGATTTAACAAAGGTTTGTTTTCCTTTTTTTTGAAAATTTACCTTTTAGTTTGTAAATTATTAATTGATAGATTATTCTAATAAAGTACCCGAAAAATCGAAATTTAGGTTTGTAACCGTTTTCAATGTCGATATATAGAAGGGGGAGGAGATTACACATGTTGCAGGCATTAAAAGTTGGATTACTAATCGAACGCTCCAACCGAAAAAATATTATTGCGTTACTCGCAGTGATCGTCATTGTGTTTGGATGTATGTTTTTTATTAAGGCGCAGTCCATAGGGGATCAGCTCAATGAAAAAAAGGGTGACTATTACAGTTCGCGTGCGGTATTAGCCAAGTTCCAAGTCCAGGATGCTTCCAGGGACGGGGATGGCAGTGATTTATTTAAAAATCTGACTCAGCAGAAAAGTGCTGTCGCATTACAAATTGCTTCATTAACTGTAGAAAACTATCCGATGTATTATGAGGCTTCCTACCGTATTGCGGAGCTGCGGCAACAAGCTTTTAATATGGAAGAGTACGAAAAAGTGAAGGATTTGCTGCCTTCCAAGTTCCAAAATTCAATGAATTACTTATATTTTAAAACGATGTACGAATCGGGTAAAAATACGATTAGCGATATCTCTCATTACATACCGTTTTTGTTGTATTTCTTTAGCTTAGTAGGTGTTGGCTGGTACATATTTATGAGTTTCTATACGAGTTCGATTTTACTGGATGATTTTGAGCATTCAAGCATTATAAAAGGCTACCCGGTCCGTTTTGACCAGTATGTGATATCGAAATGTATCATTGCCTTTTTGTATGTTGTCGCGTTTATTGCGCTCATTTTTATCAGTGCTACGCCATTGCTATTTAATGGGTTGGGAGACGGTTCCGAAAAAGTGACTGTGTATTTAGGGGACCCGGCATTAATTTCAAGTGTGCAATATATTGCGCTATGTATTGTCTACATGCTCGTCATTTCGATATTTGTCATGCTCTTATCGATTATTTTAAATGTACTGCTGAAAAATATGTATCTGACATTATTTGTCCATTTTATTCTATTCTTTTTACCTATTATTTTCCCTTCAATTATTAGTGTGCTTCCGTACAGTCCATTCCATTTCATGAATTTTAATGAAATTTTAAGTGGAATGCCGTTGGATTTAGTGCGTCCTGTGGATGTAACGATGAATATCGGGTTACTGATTATGAGTATTTGTATTTTAATCATGTTATTTGTCATCAAAACATTCTTCTCTACAGGAAAAATTAAAAGGGCCTAGGGGGGAAAGATATGTACGGATATTTTAAATTTGAACTGAAACAGTTTTTTACGAATAAGAAAAACTTGGCGATCTATTTTCTCTTGGCATTTGCTGCGCTATTTTATGCGTTTAAGATTGCACCTGCCTATGATCCGATTGAAAAGGTCGATCGCGAGGAAATAGAAGCCCGCTATTTAACGCGTCAGGAATTTATTGATGATTTAAGTAAGAGGAACTTAAGGGAAATACATCCGACATCAGTTAGAGCATATTATGATTTTGCTGATATCAACCCGCTGGATAAGGCAAGAATGGATGCCCTTGATGCAAATGATCTGAAAAAGTATGCGGAAGTGACAAGCGCCTGGTATCTTCAAATGAACTATTTGACTTTTTATAATGAGCACCTATTCTATAATGACCGTTATTATGTGGCAGACAGAGAACATGCAAATGTTGAAGGTGCTTTAAATGCAATGGATCAACATTACCGGTATGGTGCTTTTAATGAGGCGAATTACGAGCTGTCGATTGGCGTTTTTGAGCAACGTACGGCATTGCAGACGCTTGAACGACTTCTGAAAGGTCCGCTTCCGTTAATTTTAATTATATGTACCTTATTACTGGCGGTCGATATTGTGACGAAGGATCGCCGACACCCGTCTGTGCTGAAAGGTTTCCCGATTGCGGACTGGAAAAAGTTGCTCATGAAAATAGGTGTTGCTTTTATCGGCAGTATCGCTTTATTTGTACCTTTACTTATTGGTTTTATGATAATCGGGGCTCAATCAGGTTTCGGCCATCTTAAACTGCCATCACCTGAGTATGCTTTGAATTTCATGCAAATAGGGAATGAGAGTTTAGCTAATATGATGACATTGGGCATGTTTTTGGGTCGGTCTTTATCATTACTGATTGTATGGTTCATTGTCATTATCAATGTTGTGGTTTTATGCAGTGTACTGTTCCGCCAAGAAATGGTGAATTTGGCAGTCGGACTATTCGTCATTTTTGGCGAAAAGTTTTATATGAACCGCGGTATCGGGTATTTCTGGGAAGTGGAAAAAGTACCGACAACGTATATCCATGTCGGAAAAGTTGTGTCGAGTTATCAGAACTATTTTTTAGGAAGTGAAAATGTTGATTATCAACTTGGCCTGCTGTTATTGTCAATTTGCGCAGTTGTCCTATTGGTCATTGCACTGCTCATTTCACTTAATAAACGGTTCAAGCTTGTAAAATAGAGGGGGGACAACGAATGATTGCTATTGAAAATATTACCGTTCAGTTTGCGGATAAAAAAGTGCTTAATGATATTTCGATCAAGTTTGAACAGGGTGAGATGATCGGGTTAGTAGCACCGAACGGAACCGGAAAATCTACTTTGATGAATGTCATAATGAACTATTTGCAGCCAACAAGCGGGAAAGTATCGTTTAACGGTAATCTTAGCTATTCGAGTAAATCAAATGAAGTAAAAATTCACGAGTTTGTGTCGATGATGCCGGATCAAAGTGATTTATATAACCATTTAAGTGGACGTGCCCATTTAAAAATGTTCGCAACGATGTGGAAGTCCGACCCGAAGCTGATTGACGAAACGATAGAAGCGCTGAATATGGGGCATTATGTTAATAAAAAAACAGGTACCTATTCACTCGGCATGCGTCAGCGACTTTGTTTTGCAATGCAAATTGTAGCGAACACGGAAATTATGATGATGGATGAAGTCATGAACGGGCTCGACCCAAATAATATTGAAGTCATTTCGAAGATTTTAATGAAGAAAAAGGCCGAGGGGAAAATGATTATTATCGCTTCGCATTTGCTCGATAACTTGGAGAAGTATGCAGATCGGATTTTCCTTTTCAATGGAGGCAAATTGGTCGATACGAATGAAATTATTGAAGGATTCAGCCAGGCAAAAATTAAAACAGTACGGATAAAAAATATGGAAGAATCCGTTAAAGCACTGTTAAAAGAGAAATATCCGCTGATTGAGCAGCAAACACTCGTTACGGATATGACATTGCTGCATCTTCCTCATTCGGAACCGATGCTGTTAAGCGAGCTAACTGAATTTCTGGTAGATAACAATGTAATGGATTTTGCATTTGGTAAAGTGACATTGAATGATTTATATGCCCTTTACTATCATGAAGTTGTATAAAGAATACTAACGAAAAACGCCATTCTTTTTTAGAAATGGCGTTTTTCTCGTATGAATAAGGGGATGATGCGCATAGTAAAATGGGATTTGACTTAATTCATTAATGTAATGGATGGTGCAGATGCAATGGCGGAGGGATTAGCCAGCCTTTTGATTTGTTTAAGCGTAATAGCTTTGCTCCAAGCTGTGCCTTAGCTGTATGGAATTGACCATACATCATTCCGATATCTTCTCGCGTTGTCATACCCATCGCCTGGCTGCATGCAACTAAACCGGCAGCGACATCTACAGATAATGCTGCACTTATTTCAGGATCATTGAATCTTGCTCCTGGCGGGATGTTTTCGATTCGTGCTTCAGGACGTTCCGGTGGTGCAGGAGGAAGTCCAACGCCATTTAATTTAAGGATTTTTTCTAATTGTTTTACTTCTTCTCGAGCAAATTGAACAAAGTCTTCAATTATTTTTTTCAAGTCGTGGTCACCGGCATGATTATAAAAAGTCTGATACCCGGCAATCATACTGTACCCTGCAGCCAAACTTGACCAAATGTTAAAAACTTCTCCATAATGTAACGGTTCATCTTTTGGGTTACCCGTTAAAATTCCCATCATTACACTTCCTTTCAAAATTAGGTGAATCTCATACAACGGTAGTATGAGCAGTAAAAGTGTTTTCATTCATACTTAAATGAAAAACATCATACAAGTCACATAATAATAGAAGTTAAAATTCCTTTTTATTCACCAAAAAATAAGACGCCTGCTATTTAGTTGAATAGCAAACGCCTTATATAATTTTTTATGTATAAAGTGGCAAATCGCTCAGTAACGAACAGTGTTGAAGTAAAATGGATTACTTCAACTCGTTAAAGAAATCAACCTAATTTATAAATCAGTTAGTAGGTCCTTGAACTCTTTTAAAAATCTCTTTTTCAATAGCATCTTTTGGCTTTTTAAGCGCAATTTCCAAGACGTCATAAATAATCGTTGAGAGTTGCTGTAAAATTTGTGAATCTTGAGATGTAATTTTTTTCTCTTCTTTTTGTAATTCCAAGTCTTTTCGTAGGAGTGTATTCATTAATTGTGCCGCTTCTAGATGGTTATTCGCACTTAAGATTTCTGCGTGATTTCTTTGACGGTTTGTACTGCGGTCATTCCATTCACTTGGTTCATTCGAAAAACAATCCATAATTTGAACTGCTTCATCATAGCTCAAAAGTTTTTCAAGTTGTGAGTTCTTACTCTCTACTGGATGATATAGCGTTACTCCCGGTCTGATTTTTGACTGCATAACATAGTAAAGCATAGGCTCTCCTGTGAAGTTTTGTTCTATAATACCATCAATTTGACAAATACCATGGGATTTATAAAACGTTAAGTCACCAATTTTATACATATATACGCCTCCAAAAAAAGTTATACGTTTAATATTAATGTAATTTTGTATTTAAGTCAACTAAGTTGACTTAAATGTCCTATTAGTATCGTGAACTTGAATTAATATTTTTCCTTTAGTATGATGCTTGAGAATATTTAAGTATATGTTGAAAGAAAGAGGGGAGCCCCAATGATTGACTTTATAGAATTATTGTATCGCCAACATAAACAGTTACGCCAAAAGGCAGAAATTATGTGGAATGAAAATAATGACCTTCATATAACGAGTTCGGAATGGTTTGTACTGAAAAA
This genomic window from Solibacillus sp. FSL R5-0449 contains:
- a CDS encoding TetR/AcrR family transcriptional regulator — protein: MNKHDLRVIKTKKNIHNVLLDLLKKKSLSQISITELCNLAEISRGTFYFHYQEIGDILDEIFEKTMQDLELWYSDPFKNGFNINQKNLAPGMIKIFNHVKRNEAFYRIILSSDIFIKYYYLLYENIMKLHRDFGSGQFEQNKYTLSYSANGIIGLILEWHKEDFNSTEEEMNNRLYEILKFNDL
- a CDS encoding AbrB/MazE/SpoVT family DNA-binding domain-containing protein produces the protein MKSTGIVRKVDELGRIVIPMELRRTLEINEKDPVEIFVDGEEIILRKFVSNAACIVTGEITPNNFTLFNHITLSPKGAEVLLNQLKQK
- a CDS encoding dienelactone hydrolase family protein, encoding MELKQNSSQCVILLHEIYGINSHMDYYAKALYEKGFDVYVPNLLQGTTAFAYEDEELAYKNFMENIGFEKAKSKINALINDLSKEYAHIRIIGFSIGATIAWLCSNNRSVHKVIGFYGSRIRQYTDVIPNAETILIFGEQEKSFNPVDLKISLAAYPNVLINIVEAAHGFADPYSPKYNERIANDLAGYLFD
- a CDS encoding VOC family protein, giving the protein MYLKEWTETLHVAQLRIARPTDQIEQIERFYCEGLGLKKLGGFKGHEGYTGIMIGLPDASYHLEFTEHIDGSPCPAPTEDNLLVFYMPNVEQIQAVKARLASMGYYEVPPENPYWEEKGVTIADPDGWRIVLMNTNGI
- a CDS encoding aspartyl-phosphate phosphatase Spo0E family protein encodes the protein MRFLFFKKIFRLRLRIRIESKRKDMYKKANDLGFTHPEVVHCSQELDELLNKYSDTAA
- a CDS encoding ABC transporter, translating into MLQALKVGLLIERSNRKNIIALLAVIVIVFGCMFFIKAQSIGDQLNEKKGDYYSSRAVLAKFQVQDASRDGDGSDLFKNLTQQKSAVALQIASLTVENYPMYYEASYRIAELRQQAFNMEEYEKVKDLLPSKFQNSMNYLYFKTMYESGKNTISDISHYIPFLLYFFSLVGVGWYIFMSFYTSSILLDDFEHSSIIKGYPVRFDQYVISKCIIAFLYVVAFIALIFISATPLLFNGLGDGSEKVTVYLGDPALISSVQYIALCIVYMLVISIFVMLLSIILNVLLKNMYLTLFVHFILFFLPIIFPSIISVLPYSPFHFMNFNEILSGMPLDLVRPVDVTMNIGLLIMSICILIMLFVIKTFFSTGKIKRA
- a CDS encoding ABC transporter permease, which produces MYGYFKFELKQFFTNKKNLAIYFLLAFAALFYAFKIAPAYDPIEKVDREEIEARYLTRQEFIDDLSKRNLREIHPTSVRAYYDFADINPLDKARMDALDANDLKKYAEVTSAWYLQMNYLTFYNEHLFYNDRYYVADREHANVEGALNAMDQHYRYGAFNEANYELSIGVFEQRTALQTLERLLKGPLPLILIICTLLLAVDIVTKDRRHPSVLKGFPIADWKKLLMKIGVAFIGSIALFVPLLIGFMIIGAQSGFGHLKLPSPEYALNFMQIGNESLANMMTLGMFLGRSLSLLIVWFIVIINVVVLCSVLFRQEMVNLAVGLFVIFGEKFYMNRGIGYFWEVEKVPTTYIHVGKVVSSYQNYFLGSENVDYQLGLLLLSICAVVLLVIALLISLNKRFKLVK
- a CDS encoding ABC transporter ATP-binding protein — translated: MIAIENITVQFADKKVLNDISIKFEQGEMIGLVAPNGTGKSTLMNVIMNYLQPTSGKVSFNGNLSYSSKSNEVKIHEFVSMMPDQSDLYNHLSGRAHLKMFATMWKSDPKLIDETIEALNMGHYVNKKTGTYSLGMRQRLCFAMQIVANTEIMMMDEVMNGLDPNNIEVISKILMKKKAEGKMIIIASHLLDNLEKYADRIFLFNGGKLVDTNEIIEGFSQAKIKTVRIKNMEESVKALLKEKYPLIEQQTLVTDMTLLHLPHSEPMLLSELTEFLVDNNVMDFAFGKVTLNDLYALYYHEVV
- a CDS encoding DUF3231 family protein, giving the protein MGILTGNPKDEPLHYGEVFNIWSSLAAGYSMIAGYQTFYNHAGDHDLKKIIEDFVQFAREEVKQLEKILKLNGVGLPPAPPERPEARIENIPPGARFNDPEISAALSVDVAAGLVACSQAMGMTTREDIGMMYGQFHTAKAQLGAKLLRLNKSKGWLIPPPLHLHHPLH
- a CDS encoding CarD family transcriptional regulator; translation: MYKIGDLTFYKSHGICQIDGIIEQNFTGEPMLYYVMQSKIRPGVTLYHPVESKNSQLEKLLSYDEAVQIMDCFSNEPSEWNDRSTNRQRNHAEILSANNHLEAAQLMNTLLRKDLELQKEEKKITSQDSQILQQLSTIIYDVLEIALKKPKDAIEKEIFKRVQGPTN